AAGCGACCGCCGCGAAGACCGCGCTGCCCGCAAAGATGCCGTGCCATGAATAATGATCAACGATCATCCCGCCGATGACGAGGCCACCGGCCGTACCCGCCGAAGCACCCGAGATCATCAGTCCAATGCCCATCGGCACGCGTTCTCGGGGCAAGTTTTCACGGACAAGCCCAACGGTCAGTGGCAGGATAGCGCCTGTCAGTCCCTGCATCGCGCGACCCGTAAGCAGCATCGCGTAATTGATCGAAAAGGCGCTGATCAGCGAACCGGCAACACCGACCGCAAGCAGGACGAGCAGCACGCGCCGACGACCATAGATATCGCCCAGTCGTCCCGCGAGCGCCGCCGCTCCGGCACCGATCAGGAGATAGGTCGTGACGAGCCAGCCGACGAGGACCGGATCTTTGAAATCGGCGATCAGCGCCTTCAGCGCGGCATAGATCATCGCCGTCTCGAACGACCCGGTCATCTCTGCGATCCAGAGAGCCGCGATGATTGCGGCCATTTTGCCCTTAGTCATCAATCACGGACGACGAGCATTGCGCCAGCGAGCGGTCCGCCCCCATGCCCACGGCAGCGACGCGCGCGTCCGGCACTTGCCGTGCGCCCCCTTCGCCCCAAAGCTGGACGCAAGCCTCGTGCAAATGGCCGAAGCCGTGGAGGCGACCTGCAGAAAGCTGGCCACCGCCGGTATTGGTCGGGAGGCTGCCATCGAGGCGACTGTGGCCACCCGCGATAAAGTCCTTTGCCTCCCCGTGACCGCAGAAGCCAAATGCTTCCATCCACAACGGCACGAAAATGCTGAACCCGTCATAGGTTTGCAGCACGTCGACATCTGCCGGTTTCAGATCGGTGTTCTTCCACATATCGGCGGCGGCATCGTGCGACGCCATTTTTGTCAGGTCTGGCTGTTGATCCCAGGTTTCCTTTTCATTCATCGCCGCACTCATCGCTTCGATGCGGAGCGGCGTCTTGCGGCAATCGCGTGCGGCGTCAGCAGCCGAGATGATGATGACGCAGGCACCGTCGATCGGCACGTCGCAATCGAACAGGCCGAGTGGCGTGGAAATCATCCGCGCGGCATAATAATCGTCAAGAGTGAGCGGCTTGCCATGCATCAGGGCGCGCGGATTCCCCTGAGCATTGAAGCGTTGATTGACGGCGATGGCGCCAAGATGTTCGCGGGTCATACCGAATGCGTGGAAATAACGGGTAGCCGCCCATCCTGCCCAAGTGGTCGCGGACATCGCATACATCGGCAGATACCAGCTCGGCCAACCACTCACGCGCCCGGTCGATCCGGCTGGCAGGCTGGCACGTCGTTCGGGCGTTTGCGATGAGCTTTCGGTCAGGGCGCGGAAGCAGATGACGTGGCGAGCCTGTCCGGTTGCCACCGCCATTGCGGCCACCATGATGGCAGACATCTGGGCGGCACCTTCGGGAGTTGCCGAGTGCCAGCGCGTCTTGAGTCCGAGAGCATTGCGGAGTTCGCCGACGCCCAGTGGTGACATGCCGGGCGACCCGGTCGCACGACCGGGGTAGGTGGTTATGCCGTCGATGTCGTCGCGGGTCAGGCCAGCATCGGCCATAGCTTCCAGCGCGGCATCGAGCAGCAGGTCCATCGGCGGGCGATGGAGGTTGCGTCCAAGTTTCGACATGCCAATGCCGGTGATCGTTGCACCCTTCATTCGTGTCCTCTTTCAATTTTTCCGGACCCTATACGATCCTGTTTGCTGCCGACAGTCCTAACTAACCAAGTTAGCGAAGAGGGGAACACGCAATGTTGATGGAATAAAAAAAGGGGCGGTCCTCGCGGACCGCCCTCTGATTAATTAGACGCTGTTATTCTGAGCGTCATTTAGCGCCGAATTTGAACGTCGCTGTTACGCCGTAAGTGGCAGGATCGTTGCGCTGGGTCGAAGCCACGTTCAGCGGGGCACCAAACAACAGGCCAGTGTTGTTGTAACGACGGTTGAGGATATTGCGGCCGAACACTGCAACTTCGAACGCGTCGTCCATGAAAGTCACCCCGAGACGACCGTTGACTTCACCACCGGCCTTGCGGGTCAGGGCGTTGGCAATCGCGATCGTGTTGGCATCAGTGGCGGCGTTGCCGGTTAACAGGGTACGATAGTTATACAGTGCAGTCTTACCCTGCCATGCATAATCGAGATGCGCCCGCAGCTTGCCGAAGTTCAGCTCATGTTCGTAGTCGCTGGCGACGCTAAACGTGATCTTCGGGACTTGCTGGAACACTTCGTCGCGCTTGTCTTCGCCGGTCTGAGTGTCGGTGTACGAAAGATACTTGGGCTCGCTCAGCGCCGCGGTACCCGAAAGCGTAAAGCCTTCGAAAACCTGTGCGGTCAGCTCGGCTTCGCCGCCATAGAAGCGGGCTTTACCAGCATTGGATACAATCGTTGCGGTCGAGGTGACCCCGTTGATTACGGTCGTCAGCAGTGACGTGCGCTGGATGTTGCTGACTTCGTTGTAGAAGGCCGCGAGGTTGAAGCGGATACGACGGTCGAAGAACTCGGATTTAAGGCCGATTTCCTCTTCGCGGGCGATTTCAGGCTGGAACGGCACGAAGGCGGCACCAGCCGAGGCACCTGGAAGATCCGCAGCGCGCAGATTCTGTCCGCCCGAACGGAATCCCTTACTGGTCTTGGCATAAACCATAATGCCCGGGGTGATCTGATAGTTCAGACCGGCGGTGTATGATACGCCGCTGAAAGCAGCATGACGTTCGATGCGGCAATTTGTAGGGTCAGAGCCAACGATCAGGCATGAAATCAACGCGCCTGTATCGAAGTTCCGTGTCTGATTGTATGATACAAGGTTCTTGTCCTCGACCGAATAACGCACGCCGGCAACGACCGAGAGCTTGTCGTTAAAGTGGAGCGTTCCTTGACCATACATGCCCATGCTGCGGTTCGTCACATCACCGATGTAGTAGGTCTGCGGCAAGACACCGCCGTTTGAAATGCGCGTGAGGACGGGGAGAGCGATCGAAGTCGACTGGTCGCGGCCGCTCTCATTGAATGCATAGACGCCGGTCGCAAAATCGAGCGCATCGTTGAATGCCTTACCAGTGACCTGCAATTCACCCGAATAGGATTCGAGATCCTGCTGACCATAGGTCCGCACGATGTTGATGGGCGAACCGTCGAGATCGATGTTGGCATTGGCCGCGATCTTGCGATAGCCGCCGATGAACTTGATCGCGCCGAAGAATGTGTCGAGTGTCGCTGTGCCCGTATAAGTGTGGGTCGTTGCGTAGCTCCGGGGATCCTCGTTCAAGGTAGTGCTGTCAGTATTGCGCGTGCCGTTGATATAGTTTGTAAATATCGAGCTGCCGATACCGACAAGCTGGCCCTGGCCTGCCGGTGTTGCGAGCAGCGCGGCATTTGCAGGATTGGCTTCCAGGGCGGCTTCGATGTTCGCAGCCGACGATCCGCTGACGTATTGAAGCTGGTAAGGCCGTGTGATCGAATTGGAGTGGAAAATTTCCCCCGAGAACAGCAGCGAGAGATTGTGCGTCGGATTGATCAGCAACTTGACGCGCGCGGTGTAGCTGTTGCGTCCGCCGAGCTCGCTGCCGGTGGCTGTGTCGGTGAAGAAACCGTCACGCTTGTTGGCCGTGAATGCGCCGCGAATGGCGACCTTGTCTTCAATGAGGGGAACGTTGAGAATCGCTGTGCCGACGCGCTCGTTAAAGCGACCGTACGTTGCCGAAACCTGACCCCCAACGCCGTTATACGTCGGATCGTTTGTCTGCAGTAGCAGCGCGCCACCGGTCGTGTTGCGGCCGAACAATGTGCCCTGTGGCCCGCGAAGAATCTGTGCGCTCTGCACGTCGAGCAGATCGGCGTTCAAACCGTAAGCGCGTGCCCAGTAGAAACCGTCGACATAGGTGCCAACCGATGGATCGAGCGTTGCAAGGATGTCGGTCTGCACCTGACCACGGATCGTGATGGCGGAAGCGGTCGCCGTCGACGATGCAGGGGAGAAGGTGATGCCGGGCGACAGGCGGGCGACATCGGGAATGCGAACCGCAGACTGATTCTGCAGTGCTTGACCGGTCTGCACTGTGATGGCGACTGGAACGTCCTGCAGGTTTTCCGAAACCTTACGCGCGGTAACGATGATGTCGCCAAGACCGCTGGTTTCTGTATCGTTGCCAACCGTCGATGCGGCGTCGGTCGCGTGAACGTCCTGTGCGAATGCTGGGGCTGCGATTCCGGCGACGAGTGCCGCTGCGGAAACGAAGGTTGTCATGGTAAAGCGCGAACGTGGCGTCATTATTCTCTCCTCTTGAGGTCGCGATCTGGCGGTCGCTGTTCGGCCACCCTTTTGGCGGATGAAACACTGGTGGTCGATAGCTGAAAGCGCGTCAGTTAGAATTAGCTGGAACTGTGTGACCTATTTGGCACAGGTTGATCGGTCGTTTGGACTGCTGCCCATCGCTGGTCAGTCACATCGTTAGCGATGTTGATTCGAAAGCCCGCGGCCCCATTAGCTTGCAAAATTATTATGGCAAGTGGCGTTGCAGAATGCAACGAGACCGCCTGCCGCAATAGCGATATGGCGGAAAGCGCTTTCGTTGCACGGGCTACCTGTTTAGCCTAGTGAACTATGGATGCATATTAGAGCCTGTGAGGACCAAGGATGAATTTCGATCTTTCCGACGAACAGAAGATGCTGGCCGAACAGGCGCGGAGCCTTCTTGGCGACCGGTCGACGCCCGACCGTTTGCGCACACTGATCGATGCGGGGGCGGAATGGGATGAGCCCCTGTGGCGCGAGATCGCCGAAATGGGTTTTCTCGGCGCGGGAATCGCAGAAGACCATGGCGGCCTCGGCATGACGGAACTCGATCTTGGAGTGATTAGCGAGGAAATGGGCCGGGCGAACGTCGCGCTGCCATTCTTCTCCTCGATCGTGCTGGCAGCGGACGCGATCCAGCTTGCGGGTAACGATGCGCAAAAGGCAAAATGGTTGCCCCGACTTGTCAGCGGAGAGGCGATCGCGACCTTTGCTTATGCAGAAGGGTCGGGGGGTGGACCGGGGCCGCGCTGAAAGCGACGTTCGAGGGCGGCAAGGTTTCGGGTGTAAAGACGCCGGTTGCCGATGGCGGAATCGCCGGGCTGGCGGTCGTGCTGGTCAACAGTGGCGGAAAGCCTGCGCTGGCTCTGGTCGAGCTGGATCAGGCGGGCGTGACGCGGACCAAGCTCGATAGTTTCGACCAGTTGCGCGCACATTATACGGTGCGCTTCGACGGCGCGACTGCGGAATTGCTCAATGGGCCGACGGCAGGGCAGGCGATTGACCGGCTGTTCGACCGTGCTGCCGTGCAGGCTGCGTTCGAAGCTGTTGGCGGTGCCGAGGCGTGTCTGACCATGGCGCGCGATTACGCGCTGGACCGTCAGATTTTCGGGCGTGCGCTGGCCGGGTATCAGGCGATCAAGCATAAGCTGGCGGACATATTGGTGGGCGTCGAACTGGCGCGGTCGAATGCCTATTATGCGGCATGGGCGGCGGAAAATGCAGCGGACGAATTGCCGCTTGCCGCTTCTGCTGCGCGGCTGACGGCGATCGGCGCGTTCGAGAATGCGGCGCGCGAGAATATTCAGGTGCACGGCGGTATCGGTTATACGTTCGAGGCCAATTGTCATTTCTATTACCGTCGCGAACGGACGCTGGCATTGAGCCTTGGCGGGCGCGAACCGTGGGCGAACCGGTTGATCGCGAACATCCCGGGTGCTCAGGCGCAGGGAAATCTTCAGGCGGAGGCAGCGTAATGGACTTCAACGACACCCCACAGGAAGCCGCGTTCCGCGCTGAAGCGCGCACATGGCTGGCGGCGAACGCGCCGGAGTTCATTATCAAAGCCGGCGAAACGCTGACCGACGCCGAGGAAGTTGCGCGCGGCAGGGCGTGGCAGCGGCGTCTGGCGGAGGGTGGCTTTGCGGGCATCCTGTTGCCGAAATCGCTCGGTGGGCGCGGTGGCGCGACGATGGAAGCGGTCGTGTTCGGCGAGGAAGAGGGCAACTATCATCTGCCAAAGGGGCCCTATATCGGCATCGGCCTCGGTATGGCGCTGCCTGTCATCAATAAGCATGGCACGCCTGAACAGATCGGGAAATTTGCCGCCCCTACACTGAAGGGCGAAGTTACATGGTGCCAGCTCTTCTCCGAACCGGCGGCAGGGTCCGATCTTGCCGGCATTCGCACTCGCGCGGTGAAGGATGGTGATGACTGGGTCGTCAACGGGCAGAAAGTTTGGTCGAGTTGGGCGCACCATGCCGATTGGGGCATCCTGATTGTCCGCACCGATACCAGCGTGCCCAAGCACAAGGGCATGAGTTTCTTTGTCGTCGATATGAAGACGCCGGGCATAGATGTGCGCCCGATTCGCCAGATTTCGGGCATGAGCGACTTCAACGAGACATTCTTTACCGACGTTCGCATTCCTGACAGCAATCGCATCGGCGGGGTTGGCGATGGCTGGGCTTGCGCGATGACGGTGCTGATGGGTGAGCGCCTGAATCAGGGTGGCGAGGGCAAGCACGGTGGCATCGCTGCATTGATCGCTTATGCAGCGGACACACCGCGTGACGGTGGCACGGCGCTCGACAGCGGTTCGGTTCGCGTGTCGCTCGCGGCGGCCTATGCCGAGGAGCAGGCCGAGCGGTACTTTCAGGCCCGGTTACGGACGATGGTGTCGCGCGGTGAAAATCCGGGCGCGCTCGCTTCGATCGTAAAGCTTGCCTATACCACTCGCTATCAGAAGACGGCGGGCCTTTCGCTGGAGGTTCGGGGCCTCGCAGGACTTGCGCCACCGGAAGGCGATACCGAAACCCGGCGTATTCAGTATGACTATATCTGGGCAACGGCGTTGCGCGTTGCCGGTGGCGCGGATGAAGTACTGCGCAACCAGATATCGGAACGGATTCTCGGGATGCCCGGAGAGATACGGACCGACAAGAATGTGCCTTTCGACCAGCTTTAGAATGACGCCGACAGCAACGGGCACAAACCAAGAGTATTGTGCCCGTTGCGGTTGGTGACTAACCTAGTTATATATAAGAGGCTCGATGGCCTCGAGGCCGGCTCGACTGGGGAAGTTTTTAATGTCCGTGTTTTCCGATCTGCTGAATGGCGTGCTGGCGATAGATCGCGAAGCCGATGTCATCGATTACCAGGGGAAATGGTATAAATGGGGCGAGCTTGGCGACACGATCGAGGCGATCCGTGCGCAGCTTGCCAAGCTGGAGCTTGGGGAGGGAACGCGTGTCGGTGTGATGGTGCGCAACCGTCCGTCGCCATTTGCCGCTGTGCTGACTGCGGTTGCGGCCGATGCCTGCATGGTCTCGATCAACCCGCTTTATCCCGACGAACGACTGGTTAAGGACATCGAGAGCCTGAACCTGCCGGTTGTGATCGGTGAAACGGCCGATCTGGAACGATCCGGTGTGCTCGATGCCTGCAAGGCGACGGGTACTGCGGTGATTGAGCTTCCGGGCATATTGCAGGGCGCTTCGCTGCGTGCCGGGTTTGAGACGATCGGGCCGAATGTCGAGCGCGAGCAGCCCGGCGTCATTATCGAGATGCTGACCAGCGGCACGACCGGCGTGCCCAAGCGTATCCCGTTGAAGCGCAATGCCTTCGAGAAAAGCTTTGCCGGTGCACTGTCCTACGAAAAGGATCGGACCGAAGGTGAGGCTGCCAAGCTGCGGCCCGGCACGACCATCCTGTCGAACCCGATGACGCATATCGGCGGTCTGTGGGGCGCGCTGTCCTGTATCGCCGGTGGCCGCAAAGCCTGTTTGATGGAGAAATTCTCGGTCGAAAGCTGGCGCGACGCGATTGTGCGTCACAAGCCGAAAGTTGCGGGCGCGGTTCCGGCCGGGCTTCGTATGATCCTCGATGCCAATATTCCTAAGGAAGATCTGGCCAGTCTGGTCGCGCTGCGCACGGGTGCTGCACCGCTCGATCATTCGGTCACGAGCGAATTCATGGAACGCTATGGCCTGCCGGTTTTGCAGAATTATGGCGCCACCGAATTCTCGGGCGCGGTTGCGGGTTGGGGCCTGAAAGAGTTTCACACGTTCTGGAAGGAAAAGCTCGGCAGCGTCGGTCGTTTCCAGCCGGGCGTGACCGGCCGTGTCGTTAATGCCGAGAGCGGCGAAGATATGCCGCACGGCGAAGAAGGCGTGCTTGAAATGAAGGCAGCGCAATTTGCCAACGGTGGCGAGTGGCTTCGCACGACGGATCGTGCGATCATCGACGCCGACGGGTTCCTGTTCATCAAGGGGCGCGCCGATCTCGCGATTATTCGTGGTGGTTTCAAAGTGCATCCCGACGATGTGAACAAGATTTATGAAGATCATCCGGCGATCCGCGAGGCGGTTACCGTCGGAATGCCGGATCGTCGCCTTGGCGCGGTGCCAATGACGGTACTGATTCTCAAGACGGGTGCCACGACGCCGACCGAGGCTGAACTGACTGCTTATGGCCGCGAACATTTGATGCCATATCAGGTGCCGGTGCGTTTCCTGATCGTCGATGATGTGCCGCGTACGCCGTCGATGAAACCTGCTCTACCTGCGGTTCGCGAACTGTTCGCGACCGATGCTGCCGACGCGGCCTGAACCCCTTTTTCGGAGAGAACACATGGCGACTAAAAGCACCGATATTCTGCAGAGCGACGAGTGGCAGAAGGCAACCGAATACGCGATTACCGACGAGGATATCGAGCGTTCTAAACAGCTTGTCGGCTACTACGAGCCGTCGAAGATGCGCGAATATATCCAGACCGCGACGACCGACAATATTCGTAACTACGCGCATGGCTGTGGCGACGATAACCCGCTTTATTGCGACCCTGAATATGCCAAGGGCACACGCTGGGGCAGCGTAATTGCACCGGGTATGATGGCCGGCGTCATCAATTCGCCGATGCTTGGCGACCGCACTCCCGACGAGATCCGCGCGCTCAAGAAGTCGCTGTTCCGTGGCGTCCATGTGTTCGTTTCGGGTTCGACCTGGGACTGGTATCGGCCGGTATTTCCAGGCGACACGCTCTACAGCTTCAACGGCGAGGAAAGCTGCGAGGTCAAGCAGTCCGAATTTGCTGGTCGTTCGGTGATTACCGTGCGCCGCGACGTGAAAGTCAACCAGCGCGGCGAAGTCGTTGCGGTGTACCGCATCCTGCGCGTGATGACCGAGCGCAAGACCGCCGCCAAAAAGGGCAAATATTCGGCGATCGAACCAGCGACCTATACCGACGAGGACATGGCCAAGATCGAACAGGTCTATGCCGCCGAGCAGGTACAGGGTGCGACCAAGCGCGACTTCGACAGTGTTAATGTCGGCGACAGCCTTGGCACGATGGCAAAGGGTCCGCTGACCGTTACCGATGTGATCTGCTACCATGCGGGCGGTTATGGTTTCGTGCCCTATGCGCCGACCGTTGGCCGTCTGGCTCACAAGAACCGCAAGCGTATCGCGCCTTTCTACATCAAGAACGAATATGGCATTCCCGACGTCGCGCAGCGGCTTCACTGGGATCCAGTATGGGCGCAGGCGATCGGCAACCCGATGGCCTATGACTATGGCGTAATGCGCGAAAACTACTTCTTCCATTACCTGAGCGACTGGGCTGGCGACGATGCCGTGGTGCTTCACGTCAACGACGAAATCCGCAAGTTCAACTATATGGGCGATACCCAGATGATCACCGCCGAGGTGACTGGAAAGCGTCAGGAGAACGGCCAGAACCTCGTCGATATCGTGGCGCGCTTCACCAACCAGCGTGGCGAAGAAACGGTCAAGGCGACTGCAACCATCGCTTTGCCAAGCGGCGGAAAGCCAGTGCTTTATCCCGACGTTCCCCGCGACCTCGCCGAAAAGGCAGCGGAGATGATGGCACGCCATTGGGAATTGAGCGCGCAGAAGAAGAACGACAAGTAAGCGATTGCGGCTTTCTGCACCATGTCGGTCGAACGTGGCACGATCGCCATGTTCGACCGGCAGCGCGCCTTTTTTCGGTCGCGCCAATCGATTTACTCGCGCACCTAATTCGAACCGGAGACGAACATGCTCGACCTGTCCACCCGCACCGCCTTCAACGACGAACATGCGATGTTTCGCGATACCGTTCGGCATGTCTTCGATGCGGCGCTGATCCCCAATCTCGAAAAGTTCGAGGAAGATGGCATCGTCAGTCGTGACTTCTGGCGCGCGTGTGGCGAAGCAGGGATGCTATGCCCGAATGTCGATGAGAAGTACGGCGGACTCGGCCTCGATTTCGGTTACAATGCCGTCATCGATGAGGAACTGGCCTATTCGGGGTCGTCGGCGGGGATCACGCTGCAAAACGATATTACGGCTGCATATATCGAGGTTTACGGGTCAGAAGAGCAGAAGTTGAAATATTTGCCGGGCATGATCTCGGGCGAGATTATTTCGGCGATTGCGATGACCGAGCCGGGCGCGGGGTCCGATCTTCAGGGTATCCGCACCACCGCTCGCAAGGATGGTAATCATTACGTCATCAACGGCAGCAAGACCTATATCACGAACGGTCAGCTTTCCGATCTCATCATTGTTGTCGCCAAGACCGATCCAGATCTGGGTGCCAAGGGCACGTCACTGATCCTTGTCGATGCCGATACGCCGGGCTTTTCGCGCGGTCGCAACCTCGACAAGATCGGCCAGCACAGTGCTGATACGTCCGAAATGTTCTTCGAAGATGTCCGCGTGCCAATCACCAATTGTCTCGGTGCCGAAGGGCAGGGCTTCATTTATCTGATGAGCCAGTTGCCGCAGGAGCGCCTGTCCATCGCGGTGTCCTGTCAGGCATCGGCTCAGCGTGCATTCGACGAAGCGGTGAGCTTTACCAAGGATCGCAAGGCGTTTGGCAAGACCGTGTTCGAGTTTCAGAACACCAAATTCACGCTCGCCGATCTGAAAAGCCAGCTTCAGGTTGGCTGGGCGCACCTTGACTGGGCGATCGCGCGGCATATTCGCGGCGAACTGACGACTGCCGAAGCTTCGGCTGCGAAACAGTGGCATTCGGATATGCAGAACCGCATCGTCGATGTCGCGCTGCAGCTTCATGGCGGTGCCGGTTACATGAATGAATATATGATCGCGCGGTTGTGGCGTGACGCCCGCGTGACGCGCATCTTTGGCGGTACGAACGAGATTATGAAGGAAGTGGTCAGCCGCTCGCTTTGAGGGCTGACGGAGTGGGTGGCTGGTTGCCGCTCACTCCGACTTTATCGCGTGCGCGGTGTCGCTAGCAACGCTTCGATCGCAGTAACGAGCGCAAGCGGTTGTTCGATCATGATGTGGTGGTGCGCGCAGGGTATCGCGATGGGTGGTCCGCATAATGGCGCGATTTCGGCGGCCATTGCGCGGCGCTCGGGCGTCATTACTTCGCTCTGGACGCCATAGATGACGTCGGTCGGAATGGGCACGCCGAACAACGCCTCACGATAGAATTCGCTATTCAGCGACGTCGCGGCATCCTCAGCGAACTTCCACGTCCAGCCTTCGTCCGTCTCACGCACAGAATGATGCGCGATATAGGCGAGCACCTCGGGGATCGGCCATTCGCCGGGCGGAATAAGGCGGAACCGCTCAATCGCGGCCTCACGTGTGGGATAAAGGCGAAGTGGCGGCACCGGGATCTGGTGACCGACATCGGCTGCCGTCGGCAGCGCGGTATCGATGACGATCAGACGGCGCACCCGATCAGGCTCGGCGATCGAAGCCATGATGCAGCCGATGGCTCCATAGCTGTGGGCGACGAGAGTGACCGGATCGAATCCACACGCGGCGGCCACGGCCATCACTTCACGGCCATGCTGGGCGCGGCTATAGGCAGGCCGGCGACCGCTATCGCCCATGCCCGACAGGTTGATCGCCGCGACGCGGTGGGTGCGGGCGAGCGACGGGGCGATGTGATCCCACCAGCGCGCGTGAGCCCTGAAGCCATGGATCAGGAGCAGGCCGGGCAGGTCAGTGGCCTTCAGATTCCAGCCCCGATAGACGATCGGTGCTCCTTCGACCTCGACGCCGCGTTCTTGCGCGGGAACCGCCCATTGTTCGGTCAGCCAATTCCTGATTGCGTCATCACCGGTCATGCAAGCGCCTCTTCTGTTTTTTGGGAGACGATTCCGGGCAACGGCAGGGGAATCGACAGGATCAGGGATATGCACAGCGCGAAGGCCGAAACGAATATCGCGGTGGACACGCTGGTGGCTTCGGCGATGCTGCCCCAAAGTAGGCTTCCGATGGCGAGGCCACCAAAGGCGTGCATATGATACAGGGCAAGGCAACGCCCAACGACCGCATGGGGCGCGGCGATCTGGACGGTGACATTGATGGATGACAGCACTGTCACCCAGGCAGATCCCGCAAGCGCCGCCGCCAGCAATGTCCAGCCGAGTGTTGGCGAGAGCGCAGCGCCCGCGGTCCCTGCCGCATAAATGAAAGTTCCCATCGCAACGACACGCTCGGTGCCGAACTGGCGCCGCGCTCGCGTGGCGACCAGTGCCCCACCGATAGAGCCGATGCCGAACGTACCGAGGATCAGTCCAAAATCCGACTGGTTGCCGTGCAGGATGTCGTGCGCGACCAGCGGCATCAGCGCCCATAGCCCCGCGCCCGACAGGCCGAATATCGCAGCACGGATCAGTGCGCAACGTACCGCCGGCGTGCCATAGGCTGCCACGACGCCAGTGCGGATTGCCGGAACCAGCCGTTCAGGCTGCGGGGCATGATCGAAATGTGGCTTCCAGCGCAGCAGGACGACGATGAGCGCGATATAGGAGCAGGTGTTGACCGTGAAGTTGGCGGCGGCGCCGAACAGCGCCATCAACGCGCCGCCGATTGCCGGACCGACGGATCGCGCCAGGTTGAAATTGATGCTGTTGAGCGCAACGGCTGCTGGCAAATCCTCGATCGGCACCTGCGCACGGATTGACGCCTGCCACGATGGACCGTGCAGCGCGGTGCCGCAACCGACGACGAGCGTGCAGAGGAGGAGCACGGCAGGAACGACCTCGTCCATAAAAGTCAGCACCGCGAGCGTGGCGGAGGCGGCCAGCATGACGATCTGCGCGATCAGCATCACACGTCGGCGGTCGTAACTGTCGGCGACGGCACCCGAAAACAGCGCCAGCAGCATGATCGGCAGGGTTGCGGAGGACTGGACAAGCGCAACCATGCGTGGCGACCCGGTGAGCGTCGTCATCATCCACGCTGCACCCGTCGACTGAATCACCGCACCAAAGTTAGAGATCAGCGTCGCCACCCAGATTGCGCGGAACACCGGTTGGCGAAATGGTGCCAATGCGCCCCCTTTCCGCATTCTTTTCTTCTCCCTCACCCGGCGTGCTGGGCAACTACGTTATACTTCTCCATAGATGGTGAGCAGGTGCTGTCAATTTTGCTTGAGCGGGACGGCTGGCTGGGCGAAAGGAAATCATGACTTACGAAAACATCCTGTACGAGATCGTCGATGACGTTGCCTTCATCCGGCTGAACGACCCGGCGACGTTGAACGCGGTATCATCCCAGATGGGCGAGGAACTGCTCGATGCATTGTGGCGCGGCGAAAGGGAGTC
The DNA window shown above is from Sphingomonas paeninsulae and carries:
- a CDS encoding acyl-CoA dehydrogenase family protein; the protein is MVAPTCQRRGDRDLCLCRRVGGWTGAALKATFEGGKVSGVKTPVADGGIAGLAVVLVNSGGKPALALVELDQAGVTRTKLDSFDQLRAHYTVRFDGATAELLNGPTAGQAIDRLFDRAAVQAAFEAVGGAEACLTMARDYALDRQIFGRALAGYQAIKHKLADILVGVELARSNAYYAAWAAENAADELPLAASAARLTAIGAFENAARENIQVHGGIGYTFEANCHFYYRRERTLALSLGGREPWANRLIANIPGAQAQGNLQAEAA
- a CDS encoding acyl-CoA dehydrogenase family protein, whose translation is MDFNDTPQEAAFRAEARTWLAANAPEFIIKAGETLTDAEEVARGRAWQRRLAEGGFAGILLPKSLGGRGGATMEAVVFGEEEGNYHLPKGPYIGIGLGMALPVINKHGTPEQIGKFAAPTLKGEVTWCQLFSEPAAGSDLAGIRTRAVKDGDDWVVNGQKVWSSWAHHADWGILIVRTDTSVPKHKGMSFFVVDMKTPGIDVRPIRQISGMSDFNETFFTDVRIPDSNRIGGVGDGWACAMTVLMGERLNQGGEGKHGGIAALIAYAADTPRDGGTALDSGSVRVSLAAAYAEEQAERYFQARLRTMVSRGENPGALASIVKLAYTTRYQKTAGLSLEVRGLAGLAPPEGDTETRRIQYDYIWATALRVAGGADEVLRNQISERILGMPGEIRTDKNVPFDQL
- a CDS encoding thiolase family protein, which codes for MKGATITGIGMSKLGRNLHRPPMDLLLDAALEAMADAGLTRDDIDGITTYPGRATGSPGMSPLGVGELRNALGLKTRWHSATPEGAAQMSAIMVAAMAVATGQARHVICFRALTESSSQTPERRASLPAGSTGRVSGWPSWYLPMYAMSATTWAGWAATRYFHAFGMTREHLGAIAVNQRFNAQGNPRALMHGKPLTLDDYYAARMISTPLGLFDCDVPIDGACVIIISAADAARDCRKTPLRIEAMSAAMNEKETWDQQPDLTKMASHDAAADMWKNTDLKPADVDVLQTYDGFSIFVPLWMEAFGFCGHGEAKDFIAGGHSRLDGSLPTNTGGGQLSAGRLHGFGHLHEACVQLWGEGGARQVPDARVAAVGMGADRSLAQCSSSVIDD
- a CDS encoding TonB-dependent receptor; protein product: MTPRSRFTMTTFVSAAALVAGIAAPAFAQDVHATDAASTVGNDTETSGLGDIIVTARKVSENLQDVPVAITVQTGQALQNQSAVRIPDVARLSPGITFSPASSTATASAITIRGQVQTDILATLDPSVGTYVDGFYWARAYGLNADLLDVQSAQILRGPQGTLFGRNTTGGALLLQTNDPTYNGVGGQVSATYGRFNERVGTAILNVPLIEDKVAIRGAFTANKRDGFFTDTATGSELGGRNSYTARVKLLINPTHNLSLLFSGEIFHSNSITRPYQLQYVSGSSAANIEAALEANPANAALLATPAGQGQLVGIGSSIFTNYINGTRNTDSTTLNEDPRSYATTHTYTGTATLDTFFGAIKFIGGYRKIAANANIDLDGSPINIVRTYGQQDLESYSGELQVTGKAFNDALDFATGVYAFNESGRDQSTSIALPVLTRISNGGVLPQTYYIGDVTNRSMGMYGQGTLHFNDKLSVVAGVRYSVEDKNLVSYNQTRNFDTGALISCLIVGSDPTNCRIERHAAFSGVSYTAGLNYQITPGIMVYAKTSKGFRSGGQNLRAADLPGASAGAAFVPFQPEIAREEEIGLKSEFFDRRIRFNLAAFYNEVSNIQRTSLLTTVINGVTSTATIVSNAGKARFYGGEAELTAQVFEGFTLSGTAALSEPKYLSYTDTQTGEDKRDEVFQQVPKITFSVASDYEHELNFGKLRAHLDYAWQGKTALYNYRTLLTGNAATDANTIAIANALTRKAGGEVNGRLGVTFMDDAFEVAVFGRNILNRRYNNTGLLFGAPLNVASTQRNDPATYGVTATFKFGAK
- a CDS encoding acyl-CoA dehydrogenase family protein codes for the protein MNFDLSDEQKMLAEQARSLLGDRSTPDRLRTLIDAGAEWDEPLWREIAEMGFLGAGIAEDHGGLGMTELDLGVISEEMGRANVALPFFSSIVLAADAIQLAGNDAQKAKWLPRLVSGEAIATFAYAEGSGGGPGPR